CGACGGCGTCCGGGTGGGCGAGCTTGGCTCCGCCGACCTGCAGGAGCCGCAGGGAACTGATGTCCGCGGGTTCCCATTCGGTCGCCGCGCACCAGAGCTGCGCGAGCGCGGGGACGAGGGCGGTCACCGTGACGCGGTGGCGTTCGATGAGGTCGAAGGTGTTGTCGGGGCTCGGGTTGTCGGTGAAGACGACGTGGCCGCCGACCCCGAGGACGCCGAGGATGCCCGGGCAGCACAGCGGAAAGTTGTGGGCGGCGGGGAGTGCGACAAGGTAGGTGTCGTCGGCGGTGAGGTTCGCGACCTCGGCCGACAACCGTGCGTTGAGGTCGTAGTCGTCATGCGTGCGCGCGATCAGTTTGGGCAGGCCGGTGGTGCCGCCCGAGAGCAGGAACAGGGCCGGTAGTTCAGCGTTCGGTGCGGCCGGGAGATCGACCGACGCGGAGTCCGCATCGGGTGCTGCCGCGAACGGACCGGGATCGCCGGAGATGAACACCTGCGCGACGGTCGGGACGCGCGACTGCAGCTCGGTGGCGAGATCCCGGAAGTCGAAGCCGCGTCGACCGTCCTCGCCGACATAGGCGACGGCCCCGGCGCCGGCGGCGAGATGGGCGATCTCGGTGATCCGGTGCGCGGGCAGGGTCATGACGGGTGCGACACCCGCGCGGAGCAGACCCAGCAGGTTCACGACGAAGTCCAGCGAGTTGTTCTGCTGCAGGACGACGCGCTCTCCGGGACGGAGCCCGGCGCCGACGAAACCGGCCGCGCGACGCAGCGAGGCCGCGCGCAGTTCGGAGTACGTGAGTGTCCGCGGCCCGTCGATCGAGGCATCGGTGACGGCCGGGGCGTCGGGGATGCGACCGGCGCTGGCGTCGAAGCCGGCGAACAGCGGGAGTCCGCGGAACAGTCCGGCGTCGCGGTAGCGGTCTGCCTGGGCGTCGGCATACGGCGTGAAACCGTCGAGCAGGTCGGTCGCGTGGTGCTGAGGCGTCGGCATGGGACCCATTCAAACACAGGCAGGATAGGGTAACCTTACCGGTCGGTCGGCATGGTGGATTTCATGCGCTACGCCGCCGACCCGGGTGGGCTGTTTGATTAGGCTGCCCTAATATCCCTAGGATCACAGGTGTTGCCGCCCACGACCGGAGGACAAGGACATGTCGCTGACGACCGACTCGCGGACGTCGAGGATCGATGCTGCGGAACTCGGCCTCGACCCGGCGGCCGGTCTCATCGCACCGGCGACGCCGCTCACCGAGGCGGTCGCCGCCCGGATCTCCGCCGCCTGGGCGGGTTCGGGCGAGTTCGGCGACCATGTCGTCTACGAGCGCAACCGACGCTGGACCTTCGCCGCGGGTGTGAACGTGCGAGTCGTGGTCACCCGCGGTGAGGTCATCGTCGACGACCGGGGCCGCCGGACGACCACCGCATGGCAGGGCGACCCGGCCGATGCGCTGGCCGCGGCGACGGAGGCGATGTCGATCCCCGACTGGCGGCTCTACGGGTGGGTCGGGTTCGACTTCTGCGCGCCGTATCACGGCATCCTCGACCGTGTTCCCGACGACACCGTGCTCGCGCATCTGATCGTTCCCGAGTTCGAGGCCTTCGTGGACGCGGATGGGGTCGACACCGGCGCCGCCGATCCGGAACGAGCTCGCCGTCTTCTCGAGATCGCCGCCACCGCAGGTGATCCCGGGACCTCGCGGCCCGTCGACGTGCGGGTCGACACCGAGGACTACCGTGGCCGCGTCGCCGCCGCCGTCTCCGAGATCGCGGCCGGTCGCTACCAGAAGGTCATCCTCTCCCGTGCGGTGGACATCCCCTTCGCGGTCGACATCCCCGCCACCTATGCCCGCGGCCGTGCGGACAACACCCCGGCCCGCTCCTATCTGCTCTCGCTCGGCGACCTCTCGGCCGCCGGCTTCAGCCCCGAACTCGTGGTCGCGGTGCACGCCGATCGCACCGTCGTCACCGAACCACTCGCCGGGACAAGGGCCTTCGGGGTCTCCGCCGACCAGGATGCGGCCGCTCGGGCGGAGCTCCTCGGCGACGCCAAGGAGGTCGCCGAGCACGCGATGTCGGTGCGCGCCTGCTACGACGAGATCGCCTCGATCTCGGCCGCCGAGACGACAGCGGTCAGCACGTTCATGGAGGTGCGCGAGCGCGGCAGCGTCCAGCATCTGGCGTCGACGGTGAAGGGCACCCTCGCCGAGGGGGAATCTCCCTGGCGTGCACTCGAAGTCGTCTTCCCGTCGATCACCGCGTCGGGAGTGCCCAAGACCGCGGCCGTCGACGCCATCGACCGCCTCGAGTCCCGGCGGCGCGGGCCGTACTCCGGTGCGGTCCTCGTCGCGTCGTCGTCGGGTGAACTCGAGGCGACGCTCGCGCTGCGCACCGTCTTCTCGTCCGGGGGCAAGGCGTGGCTCCGGGCGGGGGCCGGCATCGTCGCGCAGTCGACGCCGGAACGCGAGTTCGAGGAGACGTGCGAGAAGCTGGGCAGCGTCGCCCCGTACGTCATCCCACGCTGACCGGCCTTTACGTTCGAACCATCACCGATCCCATCAGGAGCCACCACATGTCCGACCACATCACCGAAGCGCTGCACGGCATCCTCACCGAGGACCTCGACCTCGCGCTCGGCGACGTCACCCGCGACTCACGGTTGATCGACGACCTGGGCCTCGACTCGGTGGCGTTCGCCATCGGCGTCGTCGCGATCGAGGAGCGGCTGGGTGTGAGGCTCTCCGAACGAGAACTCTTCGAGTCCAAGACGGTCGGTGATCTCGAGGACCTGATCCGCGCGAAGGCCGGGACCCCGGCCTGAGTCGGAACGAGAAGCGAGTCGGGGGAGAGGTGAGCGTGGACACCGGAGTGCAGACGTACGCCGAACTGCTCGACGAGGCGTTCGACGGGAAGGTCGCCGCGTGGGCGGCGCAGGCCGAGAACGACCATCGGTTCCCCCGGCCGCTGCTCGAACACCTCGGCGAGGCAGGGGTTTTCACCCGCAAGTGGGAGGGTCGCAAGCTGACCGAACTCCACGACCACTTCGCTCTCGGTCGGCATCTCGGCTCGCTGGGCTCGGCCGCGATCGGTGTCGGGGTCAGCCTGCACGATTCGGCCATCGCGATCCTCCGCCGTTTCGGGCGGAACGACTTCCTGACGGATTTGGCGCAGCGCGCGATGACCACGGATGCCGTCCTGTGCATCGGTGCCTCCGAGGAACAGGGCGGTTCGGACCTGCAGAACTCGGAGACGCGGATCTTCGCCGAGGACGGCGGATATCGGGTCGTCGGGGTCAAGAAGTTCGTCTCGCTCTCGCCGATCGCCGACCACATGTTCGTGGTGTGCCGCAGCGTCGAGGACGGCCTCGACACCGGGGGCAACGTCGCGCTGGCCACCGTCCCGATCGACAAGGTCCGCGTCGGTGCTCCCTACGAGAAACTGGGTGCCGGGCCGCTCGACACCGCGCCGGTCACCATCGACACGTGGATTCCCGAGGAGGCGTTGATCGCCCGGCCGGGGACAGGTCTGGCGGTCATCAGCTGGGGCCTTGCGCACGAACGCTATTCGGTCGCAGCGCAGATCGCGGCCTCGTGCGAGGTGATGCTGGGTGTGACGCTCGCCCGCATGATGGAGCGCACCCAGTTCGGCAAGAAACTCTACGACCATCAGGCACTCCGCCTGCGACTCGCGGATCTGCAGGCCCGCGTCGACGTGCTGAGCTACTCGCTCGACGGCGTCGCCGCCCGGGGAAAGATCAACCTGCGCACCGCCGCCGCGCTCAAGGCCACCGCAGCCAACCTGGGCGAAGAAGTCGCCTCGGAATGCCTGCACATCTTCGGCGGGATCGGCTATCTCGAGGCCGAGACGCCGATCGGACGCTGGTGGCGCGACATGAAACTCGCTCGCGTCGGCGGCGGCACCGACGAGGTGTTGTGGGAACTGGTCGCGGCGGCCATGAAACCCGACACCGAGCGCTACCAGCAGTTCGTCCCCAGTCCTCCCAACCGGACGCCCTGAGCGTCCCCCTACCAGGCGGTCATCATGAACAGCCCAGTCACCACTCCGGCCGACGCGCGCGTCACCGAGCTCGCACCACCGGATCACACCTATCTCCACATGGACACCGACAGCCGGCCCATGCACTGGGCGATGATCCTCCAACTGAACACCGACGGAACGCTTCTCGGCCTCGACGAGGTGCGTGCCCGGGTGCGGGACCGAGGGCGGCTGTACGAGATCTTCCGGCTCGGCGTGAAGAACGGCCGATGGCGCAAGCCCGAGGTGGTGCTCGCCGACAAGAGCTGGGATGCCGGCGAGCATGTCGCCGAGCTCGGCTTCACCGACCGTGAACACCTGCAGCGCCGCGTCTCCAAGCTCCTGGAGACGCCGCTTCCCCGGCCGCGCCCGTTCTGGGACATCACGCTGTTCACCCCCTCCGCCGGCGCCGAGGGCATCGGTCAGTGGGTACTGCTGCGCGTGCACCACAGCATCTCCGACGGCATCGCCGGCGCGGCCTTCGCGGCACTGCTCGCCGACGGTGAGCCCGAGGATCTGGCTGAGTTCGAACGCTTCGCCATCAGCCCGCGGTTCCACATCAGCGGTATCGACGCGGAAAAGCTGGGGGAGGCCAAGGCGGCTTTCAACGAGCAGCATGCGGCCGGCGGTGGCAAGAAGCGCGCCTGGCCGAGTCTGACGAAGTCGGGGCGGCGTGAACACGCACTCTTCAGTACCTCCACCCGCGCCCTCCGCAAGGCGGCCAAGGCCAACGGCTCCACCGCGCACGAGTTCGTGCTCGGGGCGATCGGCCGCGCGCTCAGCATCGACCCGCCCGCGTCGCCGCAGGCCGAGGTCCTCCGCGTGACCCTGCCCGTGACCCTCGACCAGGAGTTCCGGCACACCGGCAACGCGGTCTCGGTGGCCCTGCTCAACCTGCCCGGCAACGAGACGGATCTGTCGAGGCAGATCGGCCGGGCACGCAGCGAGCTGGCGACGATCGCCGATCGTCGGCCCGAGCTCTACCTGGCCGCGGCCGACGACCTGCCGCGGGCGCCGCTGTGGGGTCTGCAGCGGGCGATCGTGAACGCCTCGATGGGGCACATGCACCCGGACATCCACATCGGGATCAACCCCGGCTTCTCCCGGGTGCGGTCGGT
The sequence above is drawn from the Gordonia rubripertincta genome and encodes:
- a CDS encoding (2,3-dihydroxybenzoyl)adenylate synthase, which translates into the protein MPTPQHHATDLLDGFTPYADAQADRYRDAGLFRGLPLFAGFDASAGRIPDAPAVTDASIDGPRTLTYSELRAASLRRAAGFVGAGLRPGERVVLQQNNSLDFVVNLLGLLRAGVAPVMTLPAHRITEIAHLAAGAGAVAYVGEDGRRGFDFRDLATELQSRVPTVAQVFISGDPGPFAAAPDADSASVDLPAAPNAELPALFLLSGGTTGLPKLIARTHDDYDLNARLSAEVANLTADDTYLVALPAAHNFPLCCPGILGVLGVGGHVVFTDNPSPDNTFDLIERHRVTVTALVPALAQLWCAATEWEPADISSLRLLQVGGAKLAHPDAVALDEALGPVVQQVFGMAEGLICYTRPDEPRALVHEVQGSPMSEFDEVRVVDEEGADVPDGEEGELLVRGPYTIRGYYRADAHNEKSFTPDGFYRSGDKVTRLPSGHLSVTGRIKDTIVRAGENVAADDVEENLLAHSSVRQVAVVGLPDDALGEKICAAVVLSHDHPPARPLELATLRTFLADRGLASFKLPDVVRVVRTLPVTAVGKIDKKVLREQLAAG
- a CDS encoding salicylate synthase → MSLTTDSRTSRIDAAELGLDPAAGLIAPATPLTEAVAARISAAWAGSGEFGDHVVYERNRRWTFAAGVNVRVVVTRGEVIVDDRGRRTTTAWQGDPADALAAATEAMSIPDWRLYGWVGFDFCAPYHGILDRVPDDTVLAHLIVPEFEAFVDADGVDTGAADPERARRLLEIAATAGDPGTSRPVDVRVDTEDYRGRVAAAVSEIAAGRYQKVILSRAVDIPFAVDIPATYARGRADNTPARSYLLSLGDLSAAGFSPELVVAVHADRTVVTEPLAGTRAFGVSADQDAAARAELLGDAKEVAEHAMSVRACYDEIASISAAETTAVSTFMEVRERGSVQHLASTVKGTLAEGESPWRALEVVFPSITASGVPKTAAVDAIDRLESRRRGPYSGAVLVASSSGELEATLALRTVFSSGGKAWLRAGAGIVAQSTPEREFEETCEKLGSVAPYVIPR
- a CDS encoding acyl carrier protein: MSDHITEALHGILTEDLDLALGDVTRDSRLIDDLGLDSVAFAIGVVAIEERLGVRLSERELFESKTVGDLEDLIRAKAGTPA
- a CDS encoding acyl-CoA dehydrogenase family protein produces the protein MSVDTGVQTYAELLDEAFDGKVAAWAAQAENDHRFPRPLLEHLGEAGVFTRKWEGRKLTELHDHFALGRHLGSLGSAAIGVGVSLHDSAIAILRRFGRNDFLTDLAQRAMTTDAVLCIGASEEQGGSDLQNSETRIFAEDGGYRVVGVKKFVSLSPIADHMFVVCRSVEDGLDTGGNVALATVPIDKVRVGAPYEKLGAGPLDTAPVTIDTWIPEEALIARPGTGLAVISWGLAHERYSVAAQIAASCEVMLGVTLARMMERTQFGKKLYDHQALRLRLADLQARVDVLSYSLDGVAARGKINLRTAAALKATAANLGEEVASECLHIFGGIGYLEAETPIGRWWRDMKLARVGGGTDEVLWELVAAAMKPDTERYQQFVPSPPNRTP
- a CDS encoding wax ester/triacylglycerol synthase domain-containing protein, whose product is MNSPVTTPADARVTELAPPDHTYLHMDTDSRPMHWAMILQLNTDGTLLGLDEVRARVRDRGRLYEIFRLGVKNGRWRKPEVVLADKSWDAGEHVAELGFTDREHLQRRVSKLLETPLPRPRPFWDITLFTPSAGAEGIGQWVLLRVHHSISDGIAGAAFAALLADGEPEDLAEFERFAISPRFHISGIDAEKLGEAKAAFNEQHAAGGGKKRAWPSLTKSGRREHALFSTSTRALRKAAKANGSTAHEFVLGAIGRALSIDPPASPQAEVLRVTLPVTLDQEFRHTGNAVSVALLNLPGNETDLSRQIGRARSELATIADRRPELYLAAADDLPRAPLWGLQRAIVNASMGHMHPDIHIGINPGFSRVRSVLGKSIASLTPLSPLAGYSFSVTVLILGTTTTFGIVTDAQALPGYAQKFVETFDKVLTEALPSA